A genome region from Eurosta solidaginis isolate ZX-2024a chromosome 2, ASM4086904v1, whole genome shotgun sequence includes the following:
- the LOC137242059 gene encoding uncharacterized protein, whose protein sequence is MAKLHKHSTKLTRLVLSFVCISLKYSHTLGYSQVLVHRNDGALDEGPKIFKALNMDLIYPRTFNSSTSYRFNATARTPITTAAKTGSTVKNIKESQQHHGFPAAQQTRPMAAEYSIIYVTPAADDGLQLTTYKYENNIKASTSPTTTTTTTAPVALTRTNTINPTMTVDNEQEQPASEQSTNLNAKPEDVLQPAREQYASTGRAADYNRPVYNFNQLITPLIKSPPPPLVAPSLTAARAQTTSGMGGADPPQRISNIGHIIYPQAYSQQRQLPNRAEINKLNGKAQFRDRFTPGEAVASAHFKNHHHGHSTGNLSNNKGAAASQIVQQIYKPPTDLYAFPPNTNAQYNSPYQDPKASLPSGNVNSYVAAPSGPIQANSNYPLVDAASNNDPGYKYPGPTNPDASDGKKPLSLSNDDQNVAVNAAGGSAGDADMDNGSDDTIGVLPASAMDDEGKDMGGKGINGKDMDADGSNGGGEGADDAGASMVDDYNHDHPPLFDDTEYPTPPPGWIEEHPDTVHDHHPHTSGDYTELHNDDHFDYHHHHHLPTSPQYVHIYSDHHNHPPLHLPPKLSPVTSEMPPLEPPPEPRVKKYSYFYIGRKLWYIPLYFTVWFSFYVLWLILKSIARHKVNLPNHYVNKRSLPDFGESLEANAKEYINKLTISVLEKIENFERKYIT, encoded by the exons ATGGCAAAGCTTCATAAACACTCAACAAAATTAACGCGGCTGGTTCTTAGCTTTGTCTGCATTAGTCTAAAATACAGCCATACACTCGGCTATTCACAAGTGTTAGTGCATCGTAATGATGGGGCATTGGACGAAGGACCTAAAATCTTCAAAGCACTAAATATGGATTTAATTTATCCAAGAAC TTTCAACTCAAGTACCAGTTACAGATTTAACGCGACTGCAAGAACTCCAATCACAACAGCGGCAAAGACAGGTTCAAcggtaaaaaatataaaagaatcaCAGCAGCACCACGGGTTTCCTGCAGCACAACAAACTCGGCCAATGGCTGCTGAGTATTCCATAATATATGTAACTCCCGCAGCGGACGATGGCCTCCAGTTAACAAcatataaatatgaaaataatattaaagcaAGCACTtcacctacaacaacaacaacaacaacagcaccggTCGCATTAACACGAACGAACACTATAAATCCTACGATGACAGTTGATAATGAGCAAGAGCAACCAGCATCTGAACAGTCAACAAATCTAAATGCAAAGCCAGAGGATGTATTGCAGCCGGCACGAGAGCAATATGCATCAACTGGACGGGCGGCTGACTATAATCGTCCGGTATATAATTTCAATCAACTTATCACGCCTTTAATCAAAAGTCCACCCCCACCATTAGTGGCACCATCATTAACGGCTGCACGTGCACAAACAACATCAGGCATGGGTGGTGCGGATCCACCACAAAGAATATCCAATATAGGACACATAATTTATCCGCAAGCATATAGCCAACAACGACAACTACCAAATCGAGCGGAAATTAATAAACTCAATGGTAAAG CTCAGTTCCGTGACCGCTTCACCCCTGGCGAAGCAGTGGCTTCCGCACACTTTAAGAATCATCACCATGGACACTCGACTGGTAATCTTAGCAACAACAAGGGTGCAGCCGCTTCTCAAATCGTACAACAAATATATAAACCACCCACAGATCTCTATGCATTTCCACCAAATACAAACGCTCAATATAACTCGCCGTATCAAGATCCTAAAGCTAGCTTACCCTCAGGCAATGTAAACAGCTATGTTGCTGCGCCCTCAGGTCCAATACAAGCAAACTCAAACTATCCGTTAGTGGATGCTGCTAGTAACAACGATCCGGGTTATAAATATCCGGGACCAACGAATCCAGATGCTAGTGATGGAAAGAAACCACTGAGCTTGTCAAATGATGATCAGAATGTTGCGGTGAATGCAGCCGGCGGCAGTGCAGGCGATGCTGATATGGATAATGGATCTGATGACACAATTGGTGTACTGCCAGCCAGCGCTATGGACGATGAAGGAAAAGATATGGGTGGTAAGGGTATAAATGGCAAGGATATGGATGCTGACGGTAGCAATGGTGGTGGAGAAGGTGCAGATGATGCAGGAGCTAGCATGGTAGATG ATTATAATCACGATCACCCACCACTATTTGATGATACCGAATACCCAACACCACCACCCGGTTGGATAGAAGAACATCCCGATACGGTACACGATCATCATCCACATACATCCGGCGATTATACCGAACTGCATAATGATGATCATTTCGAttaccatcatcatcatcatttgcCTACATCTCCACAATATGTTCATATTTATTCTGATCATCATAATCATCCGCCATTACACCTACCACCAAAACTATCGCCAGTTACTAGTGAAATGCCACCACTGGAACCACCACCAGAGCCGCGAGTTAAGAAGTACAGTTATTTCTATATTGGACGCAAATTATGGTATATTCCACTGTATTTTACAGTGTGGTTTAGTTTCTATGTACTTTGGCTGATACTTAAATCGATAGCGCGGCATAAG